Below is a genomic region from Pseudomonas sp. JQ170C.
GCGACCCGGCACCCTTCATGGTCGAAGCGTGAGCCAGGCACCGTCCACCGAGTCGACCCTCGACTCACAAGCAGGCGCACAGCAGGAACTGCCACTGGTGCTGGTCTATGGCGAAGCCATGACCGAAATGCCGGTGGACCTGTACATCCCGCCGGACGCCCTCGAGGTGTTTCTCGAAGCCTTCGAGGGCCCGCTGGACCTGCTGCTCTACCTGATCCGCAAGCAGAACGTCGACATCCTTGATATTCCCGTGGCGGAAATTACCCGTCAGTACATGGGCTATGTCGAGCTGATGAAAACCGTACGCCTGGAGTTGGCGGCCGAGTACCTGGTGATGGCCGCGATGCTGGCCGAGATCAAGTCACGCATGCTGCTGCCGCGTTCGGTCGAGATCGAGATCGAGGAGGGCGACCCACGCGCCGAGTTGATCCGTCGCCTGCAGGAGTACGAGCGCTTCAAGGCCGCGGCAGAAGGTATCGATGGGTTGAGCCGGGTGGGGCGCGAGATCATCGTGCCGCGCCTGGAGGCACCCCAGGCGAAGGTGCGCAAGCTGTTGCCGGATGTCAGCCTGGAGGAGTTGCTGGTGTCGATGGCCGAGGTGCTGCGCCGCGGCGACCTGTTCGAGAGCCATCAGGTCAGCCGTGAGGCATTGTCGACCCGCGAGCGCATGAGCGAAGTGCTCGAACGCCTCAAGGGCGGTGGTTTCGTGCCGTTCGTCGAGTTGTTCAGCGCCGAGGAAGGCAAGCTGGGGGTGGTGGTGACCTTCATGGCCATTCTTGAACTGGTGAAGGAATCCTTGATCGAACTGGTGCAAAATGAGCCCTTTGCGCCGATCCACGTCCGCGCCCGGGCCGAGTGACCACGAGCAACGCCATGAACCTGAACGATCCGCGCGACCTGGCGCCCCTGCTTGAAGCCTTTTTGCTGGCCTCGGGAAAACCGCAATCGATGGAGCGCTTGTTCGAGCTGTTCGAGGAAGCCGAGCGCCCTGAGCCTGCGGTGTTCAAGAAGGCCCTGGAAGTACTGCGCAAGTCCTGCAATGGCCGCGCCTTCGAGCTGAAGGAAGTGGCGTCGGGGTATCGCCTGCAGATTCGCGAGGACTTCGCCCCCTGGGTGGGCCGCTTGTGGGAAGAGCGCCCGCAGCGATACTCCCGTGCATTGCTTGAGACCATGGCGCTGATTGCCTACCGCCAGCCCATCACCCGTGGCGAAATCGAAGACGTTCGGGGCGTGGCGGTCAACAGCAACATCATCAAGACCTTGCTTGAGCGCGAATGGATCCGCATCGTCGGTTACCGCGAAGTGCCGGGCAAACCTGCGATGTTCGCCACCACCAAGGCTTTCCTCGATCACTTCAACCTCAAGAACCTCGACGATCTGCCTGCCCTGGCCGAGCTGCGTGAAATGGAGCCTGAGCCGCTGCTGGAGGTGGATGACGCGCCAGTGCCCGCTCACCTGCAGGCCCTGGCCGACGAAAGTGCCGAGCCAGAAGACGCGAAAGAAGAAACCAGCTTTCGCAGCCTGCTGGTGGAGCTCGACTCGATGGAAGAAGGGCTCAAGACCGACTTTGACGACTTGGTCGATGATACGGTAGCGGCCGAAGACGCCGAGAACCTTGAGCCTGAGACGCCACGCGAGTGACCGCCGGCCTTCGGGCGGAAACAGACGGTGGTGTGGATAATTTCAGCTAGTCTCAGGTGCGCTCAACGCGTGATCAGCGTATGATTCGCGACCTTTTTGGCGCATGTTCGCCTTAATCAGTTTTCAATACCTACACCGGGAGGTGCCCAGATGAGTGATAAAGATCTGCAAGAAACCCAGCCGTTGCCGCCATCAGGCGAGAAGCTGCAAAAAGTGCTGGCGCGTATCGGCGTGGGCTCACGCCGCGATGTCGAGGCCTGGATCAGCCAGGGCCGGATCAAGGTCAATGGCAAAGACGCCACCTTGGGCCAGCGCGTCGACTTGCATGACGCGATTTCCGTGGATGGCCGCGTGATCAAGCGCGAAGAGGCTGCCGAGACCGTGCGCCGGGTCATCATGTACAACAAGCCCGATGGCGAAATCTGCACCCGTGACGACCCGGAAGGCCGTCCGACCGTGTTCGACCGCCTGCCACGGCCGAAAGAAGGTCGCTGGATCAACATCGGCCGCCTGGACATCAACACCACCGGCCTGCTGATGTTCACCACCGACGGTGAGCTGGCCAACCGCCTGATGCACCCGTCCTACGAGATGGACCGCGAGTACGCGGTACGTGTGCGGGGTGAGGTGGACGAAGACATGATTGCCCGCCTCAAGGCCGGTGTCGTGCTCGAAGACGGTCCTGCGCGCTTTACCGATATCCAGGAAGCGCCAGGCGGTGAAGGCTTCAACCACTGGTACCACTGCGTGGTGATGGAAGGCCGCAACCGTGAAGTGCGTCGCCTGTGGGAATCCCAGGGCCTGGTGGTCAGCCGTCTGAAGCGCGTGCGTTTCGGTCCGGTGTTCCTCAATTCCGACCTGCCGATGGGCCGCTGGCGCGAAATGAGCCAACAGGAAGTCGACATCCTGGCGGCCGAAGTGGGCCTGACCCCGGTGGCCATGCCAACCTTGAACCACAAGTCCAAGGACAAGCTGGAGCGCCTGCAGCGTAAATCCACCCGTCCGCTGGGCC
It encodes:
- a CDS encoding segregation and condensation protein A, encoding MTEMPVDLYIPPDALEVFLEAFEGPLDLLLYLIRKQNVDILDIPVAEITRQYMGYVELMKTVRLELAAEYLVMAAMLAEIKSRMLLPRSVEIEIEEGDPRAELIRRLQEYERFKAAAEGIDGLSRVGREIIVPRLEAPQAKVRKLLPDVSLEELLVSMAEVLRRGDLFESHQVSREALSTRERMSEVLERLKGGGFVPFVELFSAEEGKLGVVVTFMAILELVKESLIELVQNEPFAPIHVRARAE
- the rluB gene encoding 23S rRNA pseudouridine(2605) synthase RluB encodes the protein MSDKDLQETQPLPPSGEKLQKVLARIGVGSRRDVEAWISQGRIKVNGKDATLGQRVDLHDAISVDGRVIKREEAAETVRRVIMYNKPDGEICTRDDPEGRPTVFDRLPRPKEGRWINIGRLDINTTGLLMFTTDGELANRLMHPSYEMDREYAVRVRGEVDEDMIARLKAGVVLEDGPARFTDIQEAPGGEGFNHWYHCVVMEGRNREVRRLWESQGLVVSRLKRVRFGPVFLNSDLPMGRWREMSQQEVDILAAEVGLTPVAMPTLNHKSKDKLERLQRKSTRPLGRGERVRTLRPAQDAGTAERPARQPRGGEAERPARQPRGGEAERPARQPRGEERPARQPRGDAPRKGTGRGTSTVAERPSDMNKRGKPAPKRPGSTRNKPRP